The Ornithorhynchus anatinus isolate Pmale09 chromosome X2, mOrnAna1.pri.v4, whole genome shotgun sequence genome window below encodes:
- the LOC114807318 gene encoding nuclear factor interleukin-3-regulated protein-like, whose protein sequence is MAEPGPSEPPGLQTPGACFTKEEAPSPLSPHGLRPQSLPAGPARPPPASALRRKRKFTPEEKKDEGYWDRRKKNNEAAKRSREKRRVNDLVLEQRVMTLLEENAQLRAELLALKFRFGLLGEDPPPPCCPELSIFSEDSGFSAPGSPELAESLGEMGSARSEARSLLPHKLRFKAASEPEEPGAEGSDRLVGRASGVPLLAWHGPPCPPTPTSANSSLHTQLASLSAEVAQLKRLFSEQILAKMI, encoded by the coding sequence ATGGCAGAGCCCGGCCCCTCAGAGCCTCCAGGTCTGCAGACACCTGGGGCCTGCTTCACCAAAGAGGAGGCACCGTCCCCGCTGAGCCCCCACGGTTTGCGGCCCCAGTCTCTGCCTGCAGGCCCCGCCAGGCCACCACCCGCCTCGGCCCTGAGGCGCAAACGCAAGTTCACCCCGGAAGAGAAGAAAGACGAAGGCTACTGGGATCGGCGAAAGAAGAACAACGAGGCCGCTAAGCGCTCACGGGAGAAGCGGCGGGTTAATGACTTGGTCCTGGAGCAGCGGGTCATGACCCTTCTGGAAGAGAACGCCCAACTTCGGGCCGAGCTGCTGGCCCTCAAGTTTCGCTTCGGTCTCCTGGGTGAGGATCCACCACCCCCCTGCTGCCCAGAGCTGTCTATCTTCTCCGAGGACTCGGGCTTTTCTGCTCCCGGCAGTCCTGAGCTGGCAGAGTCACTTGGTGAAATGGGCAGTGCCCGCTCAGAAGCCAGAAGCCTCCTGCCCCACAAGCTGAGGTTCAAAGCCGCTTCAGAGCCTGAGGAACCCGGAGCTGAAGGGAGTGACCGCCTAGTGGGACGAGCCAGTGGGGTGCCCCTGTTGGCCTGGCACGGCCCACCATGCCCTCCGACGCCTACCTCAGCGAACAGCAGCCTCCACACCCAGCTTGCGTCTCTCTCAGCTGAAGTGGCCCAACTCAAGAGACTCTTCTCAGAGCAAATCCTGGCCAAGATGATATGA